The region TTCGACACTCGAAAACACTCAGCAGAAGCTGCAGGAGTTGTCTCGAAAAGCATCCGACACTTCTCTTCAATGTCAGAGCCTCGAGGTAGGCCACTaccagattaagagagttgggagggaccttggaggtcatctagtccaaccccccgctcaagcaggagaccctacagcatttctgacaggtggcagcccagtctcttcttgaagcctccagggatgaagctctcacaacttctgttccatggtttgattgttctcaccgtcaagaaattcctccttatttccaggttgaatctctccttggtcagtttccatccatgattccttgtctggccttcaggtgccttggagaatagcttgaaccccctcctctctgtggcagccctcaaatattggaggactgctaGTTGATTTCTGGCCTTCCCTCTTGTCTCCTTAGGAGAAAAACCAAACCTTGGTTGGCTCCGTGATGGATCTTTCCAACCAAGTGGGTCAACTCCAGGCTAGAGAACAGGAACTTCTGACGCTTTTAAGACTCAAGGTATTTTATTTGGGGGTCCTTCAGATTTTGCTGCAAATCTTTGCCCATCGTTGGGAGGTAAAGGGGCCCCAAAGTGGATCCGTTTGATCCTTTCTAACCatctttctcaacctcagcaacttggaGATACGTGGACTTCAGtccccaggattccccagccaacatggggaagatgggtggacctcaactcccaggattcctcagccaacatggggaagatgggtggacctcaactcccaggattcctcagccaacatggggAAGATGGGTGGAtctcaactcccaggattccccagccaacatggggaagatgggtggacctcaactcccaggattcctcagccaacatggggaagatgggtggacctcaactcccagattccccagccaacatggggaagatgggtggacctcaactcccaggattcctcagccaacatggggaagatgggtggacctcaactcccaggattcctcagccaacatggggaagatgggtggacctcaactcccaggattctccagtcCACCACGAGGAGTGAAGCTCTTCGCCAAAACAATACCTTTTTCAAAGAAGTTGAAAAACTTCTTTTCCAGCAAAGTTTCGCAATAaatgccctttttttctttcttggtttcgGTAGGATGACGATATCCTCGAAGCAACCAATCAAATCACCGAGTTTACCAGCAAATTTAAAAAGTTAGAAAGTGCCCTGTGCGCATACAGGACGCAAGAAAGAAGTTTCACCGAGGAGAAGCAGAATTTCAAACTCCGGCTGAAGGAAATTACGTCGGAAGCGAGCAGACTCAAAGGTAAATTATATACGTAGAGCCGGcgtgtccagccttggcaactttttaaagATTTGTCGTCTTCGTTTCCCAGCATTCCCCAACCAgtcgtgctggctggggaattccgtggcacgacaaaaccgcggtccactaaagcgcgcccgattaaagcgcgtacctgacgtcatcagcagcgcgacaaataaaattaaaataaattaaattaaaattaaaataaattaaagcaagccgattcacataaagataagggttaggttaagggttagggttaggtttagggtaggttaagggttaggcttaggcttagggttaggttaagggttagcgttaggtttagcattaggttaagggttaggtttagggttaggtttagggttacgttaagcgttagggttagggttaggttaagggttagcgttaggtttagggttagggttaggtttagggttaggttaagggttaggcttagggtaggtttagggttaggtttgggggggttaggtttagattacgcgttaattttaagtttaccgctcacagcgtgctgttttcgtcgcgctgtgatgaagtcacgtacgcgctttcgtcgagcgcactttagtctaccacggttttgtggtggaaccgggaattctgggcgttgaagtccacaagtcttaaaagctgaTTGAAATGGCAAGGGATTGTTTTAAGAAAACGCGAAGGGGGAGATCGGTTTGATGgtggttcttctttttttgttttaagggGATCTAAGTGAAAAAACAAGGAGAAACAGTGCGCAGAGGGAAGAAATTATACAGCTCAAGCAAGAAAATGTTTATTTAAGTAACGAATTAATGCTTACCGGTGAGCAAGACTGAAGGTTTGCTGAATCTTGAATTCTAATGGCCCCCTTCACATCCCTTATactgcactgaagatgttacccgtTCTGGAAACGTTCGggaaccaacccacaagctcggacaAATGAGCCTTTGCACTCGTCCTTCACCCGAGCTACACATATTCCCCACTCTTGCAATGAGACCTTGATGTTTTCTCTTGGGGGGGCTTCTGGAAAAATAACCGACTCTCCCAcccctttcttttcccccccgCAGCCGAGAGGGAAAATCGAAAAGTCCAGCTGCTTCTGTCAGCCAAATCGAAGCAGCTTCGGACGGACACGGAACTGAACAATTTGAGACAGGTGTGGCTCCCCTTTCTGGTTGTGTGAGTGCCTTGTATTTTGCAGAGGGGAACAAAAAGGGGATTTAACAAACGCAAAGAATTTTGGGCCGTTTCGTTTTGAAGCTGCTGTTGTGTCACGAAGCTGGCagccgattcggacagtgaggagggttgggaggaagatgggccagtcccggagtctggggaaggctctgaggagggctctgtgtcggaggcagagagggggacatggccatccgacagttatcagctgcctcggagtcagagatcagtgaggcagaagaacagctggagcctgttcccagtgtgcgcatgcgccagagttgccagacgaagggaaagAGCGAAAGAACGGGCCCCGACTGGGGAGTGAGGCCACAGacggacggtgaatggcccctcccagagggaataaaagaggagcgacaggggagtggagtttgcaggagacaatgagttcccttaattggtttgtgactctcagagactccttgtcaagttctgcagatctccgcctggcagctctccaagccagataaggtctgtgaccgtaaatcctcccttgaaagactttgctggaggtgaatgagcagaattcacagtcaattaataaaaggggtttttgtcgggacaacctGCCATAGATTCGACATCGTAGTTCGAGGCTGAATGTCCCCGAAGTTAAAAATCTCCATCTTCCCGGGGCTCGATGGCTTATTTTGTCTATCTGTTCCCAGATCTACCTGAAGCAGCAGCAGGATCTCCAGTTCCTGCATTTTCCACCTGGAAACTTCCCAGGAGAAACACAGGACAGGATCGCGGGATGGAAGGTAAACAGCTTTGGGGGCGGAGGGTGGGAGCAGAAGGAATTATATTAACCTCAGCGCCGTCTCAATCGCATTACGGGCCTCAAATTTGTTCCTGTTTTCAGCCCAGGGATGGTTTTGGCGGATCTCGAGAGCAAGTGGCGGACCGAGATTCCCTCGGCGGCGACAGTCGGACGGGAGATCCCCACCCATTTCGTCCACCTCCCCGACTGCCCTTTGAAAAAAGCCGGGCACTCCTGCTCAGCCCAAAACAGGCAGCAAGAACAGCAGGCGAAGCATGGACACCAAGGGCCCTTTTCGCCATCCCAGGTGCCTCCGTCGGGAAGAGGGGATGCTGAGCACTCCCAGGAGCAGCGGGGAGATGGGAGAACGCTCGGACACGCAGCTGGACAATCCCCGGGCGTCCAGATCCAGGGAAACAGTTTGGACGCCGGAGCTGGCCCCTTCGCCGAGACACAAACATTGGCTTGAGGCCAACTTCTGCGCGGCGACCGTCGGATGTTTGGCGCCCAGGTTCTTCGACAAAGCCAGCGGGGACTGCAGAGATGCCCCCGCAGACCTGGGCAGGATCCCCCCTCGGCCCTGTGCGCCTCCTCCCCATCCGGGGAACCACCCCGCCTGCTCGGCCTGCAGCGCCGTCCGTAAAGCCAGCCTCTACCGCTCCAACAGGAGTGGACCGAAATGCTCAAGCCGGGGTGGAGAACGACAGCAGGGGCTTATGGAGCGGGGAGTCCCCCCCGAAGCCTCCGGATGGTCCCGAGTTGACAAGGTTCCGTGTTTTGGCTAAGCATCAGAGCCTTTGGGGTTCTATCCCTATCCCCATCCTAgccagaggcagatattttctcttcgtGCACATTGAGgatatatatctgctgaacaaaactcccccCCTGGCAACATGAAAGGCATCCGGCCCttaaaacactctgctacctCCATTTAGTTGCCTTTGAaattggagatgagcactgtcccctagagtcaggaacgactagcacatgtgtgcgaggtgGGAACCTGGAAGGGATTTAATGGCTCCTTTTGGGAGGAACAACACACAGTTCAGCTTAAAGCTGGCCTGACCAGCATCCATCCTCTCCCAGCCACTTTTGAAGGCCACGTGTCAATAGTACGGAATGTGGCTGCGTCCTGTCGATCttgcgagccaaggtggcgcagtggttaaatgcagcactgcaggctactgctagatcagcaggtcagcggttcaaatctcaccggctcagggttgactcagccttccatccttccgaggtgggtaaaatgaggacccagattgttgggggcaatatgctgactctctgtaaaccgcttagagaggcctgaaaggcctatgaagcggtatataagtctactgctattgctataagtctactgctattgctattgcttgctggGGAATTTGTAAACAGTCTGTCCAGTTTTGCTCACAACGTGTCAAATGGCCCCTCCTTTTGGCAGCCTGCAAAATGAAAATGCCTTTATCCAAGATTcccccctcgcacatctgtgctggtcgctcccgactctagggggcggtgatcatctccgtttcaaagccgaagagccagcgctgtccgaagacgcccccgtggtcatgtggccggcatgattcaatgcacagaacgctgttcccttcccaccaaagctggtccctattttcctatttgcatttttttttttacctgcttcgaactgctaggttggcagaagctgggacgagtcacgggggctccctccgttacgcggcgttggggattcgaactgccgacctttctgatcgacaagctcagtgtcttagtcaccgCATCGCCACCAGGAGGGTCCAATCTTAGCAGCTTgcaagatttgtggacttcagctcccagaattctattccaggctggctggggaattctgggagttgaagtccacggggcTTCAAGTTACCAAAGCTGGACCAACCCTGCCTTATAAACAGGTTCTGACCATCTGCAGTTTGAATGGTCCGGGGTGGGGGGGACACAATtcagatacccccccccccccaaacctgatCTAGCATAGATCTCATTTTCCTTGGAAACAAATTGTCCAGCTATTAATAATCACAATTGCAGGTCAAAGCAttttagataaaaaaatatggtggattattcgaaatattcttaaaaagagaataaagtttactcctcagttgttcttgctaggtataattacagattgtacagttataatcaagagccgaggtggcgcacgtggttagggtgcagtactgcaggccacttcagctgactgttatctgcagtttcagcggttcaaatctcaccggctcaaggtcgactcagccttccatccttccgaggtgggtgaaatgaggacccagactgtgggggggcgatatgctgactctgtaaaccgcttagagagggctgaaagccctatgaagcggtatataagttatgctattgctattgctattatagagactaatttgattctgaacttaataacggcagcaagactgttggtggcgtagtactggaagaaggaagaattgcctactattcaagaatggacgttaaaagtagtaaatttagcagagatggccaaatatcagcatatctcattcagatgagaaatatacgttggaatggagaagatggattgattacattcaaaataaatatcgggcCAAGAAATTCCaaatagcttatgaatgaacaaggaatgttataatttatttaaagttagcgtaataaaaggggagttaaagtacaagagggaggcaGGATGCTATAGtgagttagcttatgttagtgtatgattgttaaatgtttataccctgtattttgctctgggaatttgggggggagggagggaaggggaagtatttgtaaaatttattaaaactcttcattaaaataataataataataataataataacaacaattgcTCCTGAATTATAATTTTAACAGTGACCAGGATGGGAGCCTGAACGGTTTTGACTGGGATGGACCCTGTTTCACATCAACCCAGGACTAAGCCTCCTGAGATGCCTTCAGCCTCAAACCACGCTGCAGACCTCGGGCACCTACCGGGTGTAACCAGCTTCCACCATCGCGTAAGGATCTCCGATCAGAACCGACCCCAAGATATTCTCTCCGTTGACCCCCACTCAACCTGCCCCGATATTATTGGCGGTGATTTCCCCCAATTCTAGCTTTTTTTCGCCAGCCACACAGACATAAAACACAGCAAGAttttccttggtgctctctgagcttggtagtttttacgcaggcgtttcgtgacccaactaggtagcatcatcagtgctagaaggagagAGGGGTTTTCAGAGCGGAGGAaggagatggggaggaggaggagggaagaggaagaagaagaagagaaaggactgtgggatccttggtgctccctcagcttggttgtttttttcttggagacatttcatgacccaactagataacatcatcagtggtagaagggagtggggtttgcagagtgaaggaaggagaaggggaggaggggaaaggctaggaggaaaaggagaaggaggaagaagaagaggaggaggaggaggaggaggaagaagaagaaaaggactggcatccttggtgctctctgagctgggtggttttgttATAGACatctcacgacccaactagggaacatcaccagtgctagaagggagtggggtttgcagagtgaaggagggaggaggggaaaggctaggaggaaaggaaaaggagaagtaaaaagaagaagaggaggaaaaggactggcatccttgctgctctctgagcttggtggttttcttacagacatctcacgacccaactagggaacatgaTCAGTGCCATAGAAGGGAGTGTGTGTTTGTCCTCAGTTTACATCCTAGTGGCTTGTCTTGTCACTGACGGGTTGTGGAGGTGGCCACCTCCGCTTAGCCTTTCTGCGTGGGCTGAATTTCCCCCCGGATGACGACCGTTTTCTCCGGCCTTCTCGTAGGATCCTCGCTCGACCGACGACAAGCTGCAGATGATGCTGGCCGAAACCCGGCAGATGGTGACCCACCTGGAGCACAGCCACCTGCTCAGCGCCAGCCCGCCTTCAGCCCCACCGGCAGCCTCCACACAGTAGGGTCCGCCTTTCCAactggggtggggtggtgggggtgTCCGTCGGAGGGTGAGGAGTTAAAAACAGCAAGATGGGGGCCGTCATGGACCGATTGACGCCTGGCCTGGTTTTGACGTTGTTTTCGGTTGTTCTTGACAGGCAGGGGACGAGCCCAGGTCCATTCGGGAGCACAAGGAACCCGTTGAGGAAGAATCTAGAGTGAAACTCTCTCCTTTCGCTTCTCAAGTAAGTTCTCTTCTCCCTCTGTCGGCTCCTGTTCTTGTGCATTGCACCActgaatagggtagggtagggtagaattagaattagaatggaatagaattagaattagaatggaatagaattagaattagaatggaatagaatggaaaggaataggaataggaatagaatatagaatatagaatagaatagattagaatggaattggaatagaatgcagaatggaatagaatagaataggaaggaatatgaatagaatagggaatagaatagaataggaaggaatatgaatagaatatagaatagaatagaatagaatagataggaataggaatagaatatagaatagaattagaatggaattggaatagaatgcagaatggaatagaatagaataggaaggaataggaatagaatatagaatagaataggaaggaatagaatatagactagaatagaatacaatagcagagttggaagggaccttggaggtcttctagtccaaccccctgcctaggcaggaaacccctacaccgtttcagaaaaatgcctatccaacatcttcttaagacttccagtgttggggcattcacaacttctggaggcaacttctgtcccatggtTAATTgttcaactgtcaggaaatttctcctcagtcctaagttgcttctctccttgattagtttccacccattgcttcttgttctgccctcagttgctttggagaatagcttgactccctcttctttggggcagcccctgagatattggaagactgctatcatgtctcccctggtccttcttttcattatactagactcagttcctgcaaccattcttcatctgttttagcctccagtcccctaatcctctttgttgctcttctctgcactctttctagagtctccgcatcttttctacatcctggcgatcaaaactggatgcaaatattccaagtgtggccttataaagtggtatcaacccttcccgtgatcttgattctatccctctgttgatgcagcctagaactgtgttggcttttttagcagctgctgcacacggctggctcctatttaaacggttgtccactaggactccaagatccctctcacagttactactgttgagcaaggtaccacctatactgtgccTGTGCATTTTGTTGAGCTAAGATCTGCTGAGCCTCATCTGAGTTCGTCAGCTCTGGTAAATCTCACAGCTTTGCAAATCTTGCtggtcctgatttttttttttttaaagttaggtGTAAACATACCGTAATTTGGCAATTTTGCAGGAATGTCGGCTGTTTACACAGCAATGGAAAAACtagagagaaaaaacagagagagagaaagtttccAGCCCTGATACAAAGTGGGTTTTCAGaagtaaatattgttttttttttttaaatatccctgAGGTTATAACGGGCCATGTTTTTCCAAATGCATGAataaaaacagcaaaagaaaaaaaaccctgaaataatCTTGTTGTTCCGGTTTGGGTTTGCTTTAcccaaaattgtttttatttttattttatcatttcggGTGTAAAACCAGCTGTCTCGTGTTTTGTCTACTACAGGAAGAAAAAACCCTTCCTGAAGCCGGAATATCGTCCTCAGATTTTGTCACCCGCCACTCCatctggggagggggcaaaaaatcCTCAAAACTCACAGCTCAATGCTGGTGGTCGTccgtccctctcccccccccacccaaccatatatatatttttaaaaattaagaattatGCGGAAATGAATAAAAGCTATTTCTAGAAATGTGCTGCGCAGATTCATAGCTTAGTCTGCTTGGAGAGAGTCGCGGGTATAATTTTATACAACTggaaatgtgttgttttttttttgtggggagggggctggCTGTCACGCGATTCTCCTTTTGCGTCCTTCTGATAGAAGCCAAGTCTAAAACCacgtaactaacttaacaaaagggacacacggtggctcagtggctaagatgctgagcttgtcgatcacaaagattggagtttggtggttcgaatccccagcgccgcgtaacggagtgagctcccatgacttgtcccagcttttgccaaccgagcagttcgaaaacaggtaaaaaatgcaagtcggaaaataggagccacctttggtgggaagggaacagcattctgtgtgccttcggtgttgagtcgtgctggccacatgaccacggagatgtcttcgaacagcgctggctcttcggctttgaaacggagatgagcactgccccctagagtctggaacgaccaGCGCGTATGtccgaggggaacttttactgtatatatatatatatatgcaaagtAGATTACCTAGTGATAATAATCCTGTCCTGATGCCTTTAAACATTGAACAATATTACTATTAACAATATGAATCCATAGCATctgccttgggaaggacttgataagtGGATAGGAGTGCAAGAGGGGAAACTTCACCTTAACAAAGGCGCCAATCCGCTTAACCAAAGGGGcaaaagaaaagttgcaaaacggtgtgtgtgtgtgtgtgtgtgtgtgtgagtcacTGTCctcgcttagcaactgaaatgccGGGCCCCAGTTattggctgtaaattgaggacccccCTGTATTTGCATGGCTTTTAATGGCTTGGCATGGCTGGCCAGACccccagagggagggggagagagagagagaggaaagaagtgggagggggagagagggggggaggagggggaggggagggagagagaaaggaaaggggagggacagagaaaaaggggaggagagagggggaagaagaaggagggggagagagaggggagaggaaagagggaaggagagggaggggagggagagagagaaagggagggagggggagagagggaaggagagggagagaaaggagagggagggggagagagagggaaggggaggagagggagagagagaaagggaaggaaagggagagagaaggagagggggagagagaaagagggggaggggagggagagagagaaagggagggagggaaggagaggagggggagagagggaaggagggagagaaagggagggagagggagggagggagagagggaaggagaggggagggagagagggaaggagaggggagagggagggaaggagagagagagaaagagagggggaaggagagagagggagagaaagagggaaggagagagaggaggaaggagagtgtgtgtctgtgtcccgTGGGGGCGTGGCCGGGGCGTGGCAGCCGAGCGGGCGCGGATTGGCTGcccg is a window of Thamnophis elegans isolate rThaEle1 chromosome 13, rThaEle1.pri, whole genome shotgun sequence DNA encoding:
- the CCDC62 gene encoding LOW QUALITY PROTEIN: coiled-coil domain-containing protein 62 (The sequence of the model RefSeq protein was modified relative to this genomic sequence to represent the inferred CDS: deleted 1 base in 1 codon) yields the protein MWNLASRSESDIVQKLKKELQLVLAELKDRDKELNNMVAVHHRQFLAWEEDRQKILTLEERSSRIENELHKRNEMISTLSQRLKLLGSLQNDCSSTLENTQQKLQELSRKASDTSLQCQSLEEKNQTLVGSVMDLSNQVGQLQAREQELLTLLRLKDDDILEATNQITEFTSKFKKLESALCAYRTQERSFTEEKQNFKLRLKEITSEASRLKGDLSEKTRRNSAQREEIIQLKQENVYLSNELMLTAERENRKVQLLLSAKSKQLRTDTELNNLRQIYLKQQQDLQFLHFPPGNFPGETQDRIAGWKPRDGFGGSREQVADRDSLGGDSRTGDPHPFRPPPRLPFEKSRALLLSPKQAARTAGEAWTPRALFAIPGASVGKRGC